From one Misgurnus anguillicaudatus chromosome 2, ASM2758022v2, whole genome shotgun sequence genomic stretch:
- the fam110b gene encoding protein FAM110B: MPTETLQADSKPGGHGGAFASAVPLRILNKGPDYFRRQTEPNPKRLSAVERLEADKAKYVKSQEVINAKQEPIKPQVMAKPPVCPVPAKRSGSVGSGLKASNNNAKSDTCATTTKRENLNLEILKNILNSSSSSEGPAKGTSHKVGARSWAPHRSSEFSEPGCRSFGESLKVPSSAQGRHSPQGGNLNLSRRLLEERSFEADGERSPLHASHSSSDIRRMCNGKPLRAARSSSSSAPPLPPKPSAKALAACDNAPCSSERETLAATATELELELGSSVARRPSLHRSKSDLSDRYARAGADVERFFNYCGLDPEELESVGVESFARANSDIVSLNFRSASMISSDCEQSRHSNDDLSDEEDDAGERVPYGISAVERNARVIKWLYSIKQARESQKVSHV; the protein is encoded by the coding sequence ATGCCCACCGAGACGCTGCAGGCAGATAGCAAGCCCGGCGGCCATGGTGGGGCCTTTGCCTCAGCCGTCCCGCTCCGCATCCTCAACAAGGGGCCCGACTACTTCCGGCGCCAGACCGAGCCTAACCCCAAGCGGCTGAGTGCGGTGGAACGGCTAGAGGCTGATAAGGCCAAATACGTGAAGAGCCAGGAGGTCATCAACGCTAAGCAGGAACCCATCAAGCCACAGGTCATGGCCAAGCCCCCAGTCTGTCCGGTTCCTGCGAAGAGAAGTGGCAGTGTGGGATCTGGCCTGAAGGCCTCCAACAACAACGCCAAGTCAGACACCTGCGCTACCACCACCAAACGGGAGAATCTCAACCTGGAGATCTTAAAGAACATCTTAAATAGCTCCTCCTCATCCGAGGGGCCTGCCAAGGGGACGTCGCACAAAGTCGGGGCGCGGAGCTGGGCACCGCATCGCTCGTCAGAGTTTTCAGAACCCGGATGTCGTTCCTTTGGCGAATCACTTAAGGTGCCGTCATCTGCACAAGGCCGGCACAGTCCTCAGGGAGGCAACTTGAACCTGAGTCGCAGACTGTTGGAAGAGAGGTCGTTTGAGGCCGATGGCGAGCGGTCGCCACTGCACGCCTCTCACAGCTCCTCGGACATTCGCCGCATGTGTAATGGCAAACCACTCAGAGCGGCTCGCAGCAGCAGCTCTTCTGCCCCGCCGCTGCCTCCCAAGCCCAGCGCCAAAGCATTGGCCGCTTGTGACAATGCCCCCTGCTCCTCTGAAAGAGAGACATTGGCCGCTACTGCCACAGAACTTGAGCTGGAGTTGGGGAGTTCGGTGGCACGCAGACCCTCTCTGCACCGGTCCAAGTCTGACCTGAGCGACCGCTATGCTCGGGCCGGTGCTGACGTAGAACGCTTCTTTAACTATTGTGGGCTGGATCCCGAGGAGCTGGAGAGTGTCGGTGTGGAGAGCTTCGCCCGTGCCAACTCCGACATCGTTTCGCTCAACTTCCGTAGTGCCAGCATGATCAGCTCGGACTGCGAGCAGTCACGGCACAGTAACGATGACCTGTCCGACGAGGAGGACGATGCTGGTGAGCGCGTTCCTTATGGAATTTCTGCTGTGGAGCGAAATGCCCGAGTCATCAAGTGGCTATATAGCATCAAGCAGGCACGGGAGTCTCAAAAAGTCTCTCATGTTTAG